One Glycine soja cultivar W05 chromosome 2, ASM419377v2, whole genome shotgun sequence genomic region harbors:
- the LOC114388994 gene encoding CCG-binding protein 1-like — MKATLLRPCSGPLILDTHSNRTSSTMRHASTVVCCSSKNQPYIPKLEPFSRTKFERAVKDPPLIEKSEKEILDYCSTLEGDQSYSCWQAYFELKDLEKESPRADIERLILETGGVKSLIGCLHGISIMHKVKKGDMNLSKDVKSEEGERMCPIPDGLPKSADELREEEQARMPDSPYTKLLRTMGRHPAWYSPAPDHETD, encoded by the exons ATGAAGGCAACACTGCTTCGTCCTTGTTCTGGTCCTCTGATTCTCGACACACATAGCAACCGAACCTCGTCAACGATGAGACACGCTTCCACCGTTGTTTGTTGCTCATCGAAGAACCAACCCTACATCCCGAAGCTCGAGCCTTTTAGCCGAACCAAGTTTGAAAGGGCCGTTAAAGACCCTCCTTTAATCGAAAAATCTGAGAAAGAGATCTTAG ATTATTGTTCAACGCTTGAAGGAGACCAATCATATAGCTGCTGGCAGGCTTATTTTGAGCTGAAAGATCTTGAA AAAGAGTCCCCAAGAGCAGACATAGAGAGGCTGATTCTGGAGACTGGTGGTGTAAAATCCCTAATAGGATGCTTGCATGGGATTTCAATCATGCACAAAGTAAAGAAGGGTGACATGAATCTGAGCAAGGATGTGAAATCAGAAGAAGGTGAGAGAATGTGTCCCATACCTGATGGATTGCCAAAATCTGCTGATGAACTTAGGGAAGAGGAGCAAGCAAGAATGCCTGATTCACCATACACTAAGCTTCTTAGGACCATGGGCAGGCACCCTGCATGGTACTCTCCTGCCCCTGACCATGAAACAGATTGA